The genomic window AACTCGACGAGCGTGCGGTCGCGGTTGGCCTCGGGGCCCTCGGCGGCGGCGAGGACCTCGAGCAACCGCTTCTGCTCGTCTGGGTGCAGGCCGCGCGGCGGCGGCGGGGCACACCGTGCTCGACGCAGCAGCCGGGCGGGGTTCGAAGCGACGAGGCCGGCGTCGCGCAGGTGGGCGGCGAAGCACCGGATCGAGGTGCGCAGGGCGTTCAACGAGGTCGCCTTCTTGCTCCCGCCGCGGCAGGAGGCGCGGGCGGCGCCGTCGGCGAAGAAGCGGGCCAGCACGTCGGGCGACAGGTCGTTGACGTTCTGGTTGTTGCCGTTCGCGGCCAGCCACGCGATCAGCGCGGCGACGTGGCGGCGGTACTGCCCGATGGTGTGTGGCGACCGGCCGTCGGCCTGGAGCTGCAGGAGGAACCCCTGGAGGGCATCTTGGAGGTGCATGGCCGACATGGAGCCATGCGACCGCCGAGACCATCAAGTCGCATTCAGGCGTCCCTGCCGCTGCATGAACCGCTCCGCAGGGCGTCGTCGTCGCCCTTGGATCAGCCGTGGCGGAAGCAGGCCAGATCGACCGCCCGGGGGTCGCTGGTGACGAAGCTGAACCGGTTCTCCGACTCGATCCACGGCTTGACCTCGATGCGATCGCTGGCGGTGACCCCGCCATGGTGTGCGACGTCGTCGTTGTTGGTGAG from Deltaproteobacteria bacterium includes these protein-coding regions:
- a CDS encoding tyrosine-type recombinase/integrase, giving the protein MSAMHLQDALQGFLLQLQADGRSPHTIGQYRRHVAALIAWLAANGNNQNVNDLSPDVLARFFADGAARASCRGGSKKATSLNALRTSIRCFAAHLRDAGLVASNPARLLRRARCAPPPPRGLHPDEQKRLLEVLAAAEGPEANRDRTLVELLLGTGVRIGSALALDVGDLDFAHGEINLRSTKNNRPTTVLMPTGIAEKLKTFVAGSTTGPVFLAGDRRISMRHAQRRLGRWLAAAEIRGRSAHALRHSFATRVYSSTGDLQLTQIALGHATIASTVIYARLDRARLREAVGA